Proteins from one Nitrospira sp. SG-bin1 genomic window:
- a CDS encoding formyltetrahydrofolate deformylase, translating into MTARTKDSIILLIHCKDRKGIVARVSGFIHDFGGNILDSDHHTDEETNDFLMRMEFATEGFQIPSDDIPAAFAPIAKVYEMHYEVYPSSRRTRVGLLVSKQDHCLADLLQRHRRDELHIDIPVIISNHDTCAGWADLFKIPFAVYPVTKETKPQQEQQVLALLKEHRVELVVMARYMQVLTADFLSQVGSPVINIHHSFLPAFIGANPYRQAYDRGVKIIGATAHYATKDLDEGPIIEQDVIRVGHRDTVEDLVRKGRDLEEIVLARAVRRHIERRILVYGRKTVVFD; encoded by the coding sequence ATGACCGCCCGGACAAAAGATTCGATCATTCTGCTGATCCATTGCAAGGACCGTAAAGGCATCGTCGCGCGAGTATCGGGATTTATTCACGACTTCGGCGGCAATATTCTCGACTCCGACCATCACACTGACGAGGAAACGAACGATTTCCTCATGCGGATGGAATTCGCCACGGAGGGATTTCAGATTCCCTCGGACGACATTCCAGCCGCCTTTGCTCCGATCGCAAAAGTGTATGAGATGCATTACGAAGTATACCCATCCAGCCGACGAACCCGCGTCGGCCTACTGGTTTCGAAACAAGATCACTGCCTGGCCGATCTCCTCCAGCGGCACCGGCGAGACGAGCTGCACATCGATATCCCGGTCATTATCTCGAATCACGACACCTGCGCCGGCTGGGCCGATCTCTTCAAGATTCCCTTTGCCGTCTATCCCGTGACGAAGGAGACCAAGCCTCAGCAGGAACAACAGGTTTTGGCCCTGCTGAAAGAGCATCGGGTAGAGCTCGTGGTGATGGCCCGCTACATGCAGGTTCTCACCGCGGATTTTTTATCTCAGGTCGGCAGCCCGGTCATCAACATCCACCATTCTTTTCTTCCGGCCTTTATCGGAGCCAATCCTTACCGGCAGGCCTACGATCGCGGCGTGAAGATCATCGGAGCCACGGCACACTACGCGACCAAAGATTTGGACGAAGGACCGATCATCGAACAAGACGTGATTCGTGTAGGACATCGGGATACGGTTGAAGATCTCGTGCGGAAAGGACGCGACTTGGAAGAGATCGTGCTCGCCCGGGCCGTGCGGCGGCACATCGAGCGGCGTATCTTAGTCTACGGAAGAAAGACCGTGGTGTTCGACTGA
- a CDS encoding DNA-binding response regulator, with amino-acid sequence MRVLVIEDETKVGCFIKRALEEESYAVDLCEDGAKGLDMVRGTNYDLLVVDVMLPSMSGLDVLKNIRRERIHTPVLILSAQSQIDQRVKGLDAGADDYLTKPFAIDELLARVRALLRRGASESPGILQVDDLILNPATRDVTRGGQRIDLTLKEYALLEYLMRHTGRVLTRPMISEHVWNQDFDTFTNVIDVYVNYLRNKIDRGRTKKLIHTIRGSGYMLKAD; translated from the coding sequence ATGCGGGTCCTCGTCATCGAAGATGAAACCAAAGTCGGCTGCTTTATCAAGCGGGCGCTTGAAGAAGAAAGTTATGCCGTCGATCTCTGTGAGGACGGTGCCAAAGGGTTGGACATGGTTCGGGGCACCAACTACGACCTCCTGGTCGTCGACGTGATGTTGCCCTCCATGTCCGGTCTCGATGTTCTGAAGAACATTCGCCGGGAACGAATCCACACACCGGTGCTGATCCTTTCGGCCCAATCCCAGATCGATCAGCGGGTCAAAGGACTGGATGCCGGCGCCGATGACTACCTGACCAAGCCATTCGCCATCGATGAACTCTTGGCGCGCGTGCGAGCCCTATTGCGCCGTGGGGCATCCGAAAGCCCGGGGATCCTTCAGGTGGACGATCTCATTCTGAACCCGGCGACCCGCGATGTGACCCGCGGCGGGCAACGTATCGATCTGACGTTAAAAGAGTACGCCTTGCTCGAATATCTGATGCGCCATACAGGCCGGGTGCTCACCAGGCCCATGATTTCCGAACACGTGTGGAATCAAGACTTCGACACGTTCACGAACGTCATCGATGTCTACGTCAATTACCTCAGAAATAAAATCGATCGAGGGCGAACCAAGAAATTGATCCATACCATTCGCGGTAGCGGGTATATGCTGAAAGCCGACTAG